The Hordeum vulgare subsp. vulgare chromosome 7H, MorexV3_pseudomolecules_assembly, whole genome shotgun sequence DNA window ttcctcctcaaccggcgttgcctcGATAGaggttccccctgccctgcgcaaccatctagagggagcagaggttctacaacctcatcaatttctatcttcctcccactcaattctttcaagagaaactctttctcaagaaaagctcccttcttagcaacaaacaatttgccctcggatctgagatagaaggtgtacccaactatctcttttgggtaacctatgaagacgcacttttccgctttgggttccagcttttcaggctaaagctttttgacataagtatcgcatccccaaactttaagaaacgacaactttggcctcttgccatgccatagctcatatggtgtcgtctcaacagattttgacggtgccctatttaaggtgaatgcatctgtctctaatgcataaccccaaaatgataacggaaaatcggtaagagacatcatagatcgcaccatgtctaacaaagtacgattacgacgttcagacacatcattacgctgtggtgttccaggcagtgtcaactgtgaaacgattccacattgtatttagtgagcaccaaactcgaaactcagatatcaccccctcgatcagatcgtaggaacttgatctccttgttacgatgatttccaacttcactctgaaattgctttaacttctcaaacgtttcagacttgtgtttcatcgagtagatatatccatacctactcagatcaccagtgaatgtgagaaaataacgatatccgccgcgcacctccacactcattggaccgcacacatcagtatgtatgatctccaacaactcacttgcatgctccattgttccggacaacggagtcttagtcatcttgcccatgaggcatggttcacacgtgtcaagtgattcaaaatcaagtgcctccaaaagcccatcagtatggagtttcttcatgcgctttactccaatatgacctaaacggtagTGCGAGAAAAacgtggtgctatcattgttaactctacatcttttggtctcagtgttatgtatatgtgtgtcattacaatcaagattcaatatgaacaaacccctcacattgggtgcatgaccataaaagatattactcataaaaatagaacaaccattattctctcacttaaatgagtaaccgtctcgcaataaacaagatccagatataatgttcatgcttaacgcaggcactaaataacaattatttaagttcataactaatcatgatggtaattgaagtgagactatgccgacgacgattgcatcagccttggaaccatttcccacgtgcatcgtcacttcatcctttgctagccttcgtttattccgcagttcctgcttcgagttgcaaatatgagcaacagaaccggtatcaaatacccaggcactactacgagagttggttaggtacacatcaataaaatgtatatcacatatacctggtttggcgttggccgccttcttgtcggccaaatacttggggcagttgtgcttctagtgacccataaccTTGCAATATTAGCActttgtttccggcttaggtccagccttgggtttcttcatcagatTGGCAATagccttgccgctcttcttggagttacccttcttgcctttgccgtttctcttgaaaccgctagtcttattcaccatcaacacttgatgttcttttcggagttctgactctgcgactttcagcatcacgaataactcgccgggtgacttattcatcccttgcattttatagttcaacacaaagctcttgtagctagatggcagtgactgaagaattctgtcagtgatagcctcttgtgggagttcaatccccagctcagctagacggtttgagtacccagacattttgagcacatgttcagtgacagacgaattctcctccattttgcaagcatagaatttatcggaggtctcatacctctcgatccgggcgttcttctgaaagataaacttcaactcctagaacatctcatatgctccatgacgttcaaagcatcgttgaagtcccggttctaagccatacaagactgcacattgaactactgagtagtcctccttacgtgcttgccaagcgttcaaaacatcttgatcagacgtagcgggtggttcatctcctagcgctgcatcaaggacataattctttttcccagcttgtaggatgagccttagattacgagcccagtctacaaagttgctaccatcatctttcaacttagctttctctaggaacgtattgaaattcagggttgctactgcgtgagccattgatctacaacataaaatattgcaaagtggacttagactatgttcaagataattagagtttagctaatcaaattactaataaactcccactcgaatagacatccctctagttacttgagtgaggcatgatccaaattcactgactcaagtcagatcatcacgtgagttgagtgtactttcagtggtaaacatctctatgctaatcatatcatctatacgattcatgctcgatcttttggtctcttgtgttccgaggccatgtctgcacatgctaggctcgtcaagtttaacccgagtgttccgcgtgtgcaactgttttgcacccgttgtatgtgaacgttgagtctatcacaccgatcatcatgtggtgtctcgaaatgacgaactgtcgcaacgttgcacagtcggggagaacacaattttatcttgaaattttagtgagggatcaccttatactgctaccgtcgttctaagcaagataaggtgcataaaaggattaacatcacatgcaattcataagtgacatgatatggccatgatcttgtgcttcttgatctccatcaccaaagcaccggcatgatcttcatcgtcaccggcgccacaccatgatctccatcatattgatctccatcatcgtgccgccatcgaggttgtcgtgctatctatgctattactactaaagctacaacctagcaatatagtaaacgcatctgcaaacacaaacgttagtttaaagacaaccctatggctcctgccggttgccgtaccatcgacgcgcaagtcgatatataactattacaacatggtcatctcatacatccaatatatcacatcatgtctttgccatatcacatcacatgcataccctgcaaaaacaagttagacgtcctctaatttgttgttgcatgttttacgtggttgctatgggtatctagtatgatcgcatcttacttacgcaaaaccacaacggagatgtgcaaattgctatttaacctctctacaaggaccgcctcggtcaaatccaattcaactaaagttgaagaaacaagcactcgctagtcatctttatgcaacaagtcgcatgttagtcgatgaaaccgtctctcgtaagcatacgagtaatgttggtccgggccgcttcaatccaacaataccgccgaatcgagaaaagaccaaggagggcagtaaatcgaacatcaacgcccacaaaaacttttgtgttctacttgagattacatctacacatgaacctagctcatgatgccactcttggggaacgttgcatgggaaacaaaaaaaatcatacgcacacgaagacctatcatggtgatgtccatctacgagagggagatcagatctacatacccttgtagatagctaagcgggaaacgttaagaaacgcggttgatgtagtggaatagcttcgtgactcaaatcaccatcgtcccacgatctgttccgatctagcgctgaacggacggcacctccgcgttcagcacacatacaactcgatgtcgatctccaccttcttgatccagcaagagagacggggaagtagatgagttctccggcagcatgacggcgcgcccgtgatggtgatgatctattcctgcacggctccgcccgagctccgcggaaaactgatctagaggaagaactacgaactagaggtttagggttgcacgtggcaaagttatatctcaaaaaccctaaaacctctagtatatataggaggaggggagggtctagccttggggctcaagagagcccctagggcgtcggccgagtggaggaggaggggactccaactccaattcagtttggggaaggaggagtcccctccttccttcccacctccctctttttttctcctttgatttttcttctagccgacatagccccatagggctggcctcaccagcccaccaagggctggtgcgccacccatgggctattgggttctctcccgggtgggtggccccctcccggtaaaaacccggaacccattcgtctctcccggtacactgtcggtaatgcccgaaatctttccggaggccaaatgaaacaatcctatatatcaatattcatttctggaccattctggaaaccctcgtgacgtctgtgatctcatccgggactccgaacaaccttcagtcaccaacacctataactcaactataccgaaacgtcaccgaaccttaagtgtgcagaccccgcgggttcgagaagtatgcagacatgacctaagacactcctcggtcaatatccaacagcgggacctggatgtccatattggatcctacatattctacgaagatcttatcggttgaacctctgtgccaaggattcatataatcccgtataccattccctttgtcctttagtatgttacttgcccgagatttgatcgtcggtatccctatacctatttcaatctcgttaccggcaagtctctttactcgttacgtaatacaagataccgtaacTAACACATtatccacattgcttgcaaggcttatatgtgatgttgtattatcgagtgggccccgagatacctctccgtcacacagattgacaaatcccagtcttgatccatgcaaactcaacggacacctttggagatacctgtagagcacctttatagtcacccagtaacgttgcgatgtttgatacacacaaggtattcctccggtgtcagtgagttacatgacctcatggtcataggaatgaatatttgacacgcacaaaacaatagcaacaaaatgacacgatcatatgctacgtttatagtttgggtcttgtccatcacatcattttcctaatgatgtgatccagtcatcaagtgacaacacttgcgtatggtcagaaaaccttaaccatccttgatcaactcgctagtcaactaaaggcttactagggacattattttgtctatatatccacacatgcatttatgttttcattcaatacaattatagcatggataataaacgattatattgaaataggaaatataataataactattttatcattgcctctaggacatatttccaacaaaacatACTCTACAAGAAGGGATTATGTGGGTTTTTGTAGAGACCGGTTCTTCGAAAGAATAATTTCCAAAAAATGGCCTTTGTATTCACCAGCCCCAGGACTACTGTTAGCTGGtggacactcacttgatacagaaaTCCTAAGAAAAAtgcaaaatctgggttacaataCCATGAAGGTCCACTGATTTGGACAAAAGTCCGAGGCTGATGGCGGAAGCGGTTCGAGGAAACCTCCAGTGCCCATGGAACTCCATTCCCAGAGGAACATCTGACTTGGATAAAATCCGATCTCACAAGTCTTCTATCCTCGACTTCTAGGTTCCAGGGTTGACGGCATCATGCTCCTCCCCGaaagcaatctggccaagacaatagccagggacaagctagtgagtactttgaatgtactcgcaaacatcaagaaaacagataagttaaagcaggtgagatgTCTGCATAATTCACGTAATGACTCTATCTTGTCATAAAACTAATTCACggatgcattcatgaagataAATCATTTCTACCAATATTGTATAAGCAAGCAAGGAAAAGTAGCAGTCAATTATAAGCTTGTCGATCGGGCGTGTGAGGCGACACCTCGGAAGGACAAGTAACACAAGCCAcaatcgggcgtcttagcgacactgcATAAAGGGCTCATATGAAAGTAATAACAATAGTcacagtcgggcatctaagcGACAACACAGAAAGAGCTTATATGAAAGTAATAACAGATGCCACAgtggggcgtctaagcgacagcaCACAAAGGGCTTATATAATGTCAACACTgagtatccaggaggtagaaccgtcccaatgATACTCTAAAAATTCCATATACCGCATATGATTAGTCCAAATCAAAATTCATAATAATAACAATGCTTATCATCTCGGTTCATAGGTTTCATCTTGTTTCAATTTAATTCCTCTCAAGACCGATAGTCAGACCGGCACTTGACTAGTGAACcagttgtccttgaccgtggacacggctactcgaatagttttgactatgcagagggtgtactctttgcacacagcccacgggtttcaatagtcactcggactaatcccatGTAcagtattttagaagtaaacactcagaaccagtacacacccatttttaccgcCGCGAAGACCGGTCTCACCCGGGCTACGCTGcgagggaaaaaccataagacggggaggatccaacctcgactagcatgggatcaaatttataccgcgcgctacaagggaagagctcttccctctcggtcccagaccggaaacacccatgcccgctAACCAGATGACTCGATTTATTCCAGGGTCaatgataccttcatcccggcccgtCTACTTGGCGTGTAGCTAGTAATAGGTCTACGACCTACTAAACCATATTCCCATTTAGGAAGACATGTGGCAGCACGAAAGGTAAGGTGACACACTGACAAGACTCAATCTACGGCCGACTTTAGGAGGTTTAAGTTTTCCTGCAAGGGTTAGTACCATATGATTTTGCTGTATGATATACCTCAGTGTTACCACCATCACACCCCAACATGCCTTGACTGACCAAtctcgtcccacgagatgtcagCCACATGGTCTCGTATTCACCATGACAAACCTTCCTCCAAGGTTGTCCATGCCAACATGGCATACGATGCATCAGGTAGTACCCACTCACCATTTGCATCACATAATCTGGCAACACAATTATCCATCACATGCTCTCAGCAAAGTATGATTTTATGCGAGAGTTCTTATCAACATAATGAAATCATGCATTCCAATGCACCACATCACACATCTTAGCACATATcagagttcaagatgcttgcctttgaaGTTTGAGGAGGGTGGTGTGCACCCCAAAATCTTGAAGGAAGTTTCCTCTCTCCAAAttcctattttaaaaatatttaataaaCACAATTTCAAACGGCacataaaagttgtttgaatttttttttaaataaatattaaaataaactagatgtaATTTGAgagaggtaggaaaaagaattagttcatttggagttttattTATAAAGATATGGCGAGTCAAAGTTTCTAGTCAAATCTGTTTTAAAAttaaagaaaaaatagaaaacaatccGGGCATACTACACAAATGAAAGGAAGAAGGCGTACTAGCAGGGATACGCCTTCTCTGGAGGGAAGCACACCCCCACGGCTGCACCATCGGGGACTGGAGATTGTCCCATCGACAGGCGGGGCCTGCCTGTCgggttccacttcttcctcacgcGTGTGCCTGGGCAGGGACAGTGGCAAGCTCCAGCGAGGCTAGCCGGCACTAGGGTCATCATTTGTCGTGCTGAGCATACCGGCATGCTCAGTAGGAGCAACCGTATCACATGGGGGCGGAGAGGATTGCCGGAGGGCTCGGAGGCGAGCACCTCTTCGCCCATGGCGGGCGGTGGCTTGGGCACCCTGGCAAATTCCACCACGGCCTACTGTGGCTCGAGTGGGCAGGGAAAATGGATTTGGGAGGTCTTGGGGAGGCTATCAGAGGTCAAGGGGGAGCGTGAGAGGCTCGGGCTGCCGAAATTTAGCCGGAGATGGCCGGCGGTGCTACGGCCAGAGGGGGGCAAGGCGAGGGGCTCCAGCCGAATTGAGGAGCGGGGAAGAAGGATGCGGGCTCCGGGAGGCTGCTGAGCTGCTCAAGGGGCTCTGGGGTCCCTTTTATGGCTGGCCTGAGGTGGTTTCGCGGCGGCCCGAGGATAAGATCACCGACGACATCCTCTATGGCAAAACAGGAGCGGCACACGCAGGCTTAGAGTGCGGGCACTGTGTGGACGTTGCAGGGGAGGGACCAAGGGGCAGCTGGCGTGCTGGGACTGCTTGGGCGGCGGCGGCCACTGCTGGGGTGAGCTGTTGTCGTCGGAGGCTGTCAAATGAACTTTTCTGCCAACCAAAATTTCGACATCAAGGTCTCCTTAGGTACTAGTCATGATGGCAAGGCTAGTTTTGCAAAAAGCAAAACTAGCTAATGCAAAATTTTGAGATAAACAGTTCTAGTCAGCAAGTTGAGACTATTAATTCATGCATTTAAATTAACCCAATGGGGCTCAACTCATGGACTTAAGGGTTTGGTGGGGTGAACTACGAACAGTAAAAATCCAAGGACATTGGGGCAAATAAAATTGGGGTTGCAGTACAGAACTTCAAagtggacaagaatagaaaagggTGGTTTTgctaaaaaattccaaaacacataatttgttttttgcataaaagtgagtcTCATGGATCCCTTGACATCTCCAAATTTTAGTGACACCAACTCGACCAGAATAGAAAAAAAGATGGTATGTTCAAATTTTACAAAAACACTTGGTTATGTTTTTGTATAAAATTGATCCACGGACATCACGTGTCACCTACAATTTTTTGTAGAATTCTTAAGTGAAACTATCAAAGGGTTGCAGTGCAAAAGAGGtcattaaaagaaataaaaaggcaTTTTTGATTAAGTGAAACTTTtggaaaatatttataaaaatggTCTCCAATGAATTTGTGAACAGAAGTTaaatgttttgatgcaagcactcAAGTCCCAATAAGTTTTTTCAAAGGTTTCTATTTgaaggagaaactttataattgaAAGAAAAGGAATGGTTCTGAAGTCAACAGAAAAATCCAGAAATTTGAAAATTAAACAAACATGGCCATGTTTTAATATATCTCCATTAAATAAAGAATTAAAATGAACTCAAGCCATGACTCAAACACCAAATGATATTTAAAATGCCACTTGAAAAGAAAGGTTTTAGaaaagaggctttgaaaagagccaTGAAACAATTTATTTTTCAAAAGAtttattctaggcaatattttaatttataaaaatatgattaaattttAGGGGTGTGACAGTTTTATTTTGTGGAAATAACTCATCCTCAAGTGGTTCATGGAATCATTATCAATAAGTTTTGGTAGAAGGGCTTGGATCATAGGATTGGAGCTGCCGTTTAAGTAAAATACACTTTCTATGTCTCTAGTTACATACCCAACACGAAGTAACACCTTTACTAAGCTCAAAGACGCCCTTAACCAGAGATTCTTCTTTTAACCAGACATACATAAACTAATTCCTACCCAAAGAATTTTTCCTATTCCTACAATTTATAGTTAAAGGTTGCAGCCAGCTAAAATTTTGCATGCAGAAACTTTTGTTATGTAAGCTTAGCATATTGTTTGTTGATCCCAGTGAAAACAACGGTAGCACCATAGCAGTGATGATGTCGAACATGCATAAACTATAGTTATAGACATGCACAGCACACCAATAGAGTGAGGTAAAAGCAAGGTGGTACAACATTCCTCTGTTGATGTCGATGTCCCAAAAATGTTTCTCAATTCCGGCTAAGCAGGAGCAAACTACCAGCATAAGGGGAGCGAGCTTAGCTACGGTAGAACACATACAGTAAGATAATACAACAACAAAATCTTTATGGGTTCAACAAGTATCAGGAGTAGCATATTTCAAGTCTCACATTTAAACATCACTGATATTGCATTTGTTTTCCTTCTTTCTGGAGAGCATCACTGGTTGAGTTTTCTCTTTTTGGAGCGCATCACTGGTACTTGTAGAGCTAGTGTCACTGGTATGTGAGTGAGAGGATTGGCTTCTCCATGAGGGACCGGCATGTAGTTGTGCACGGGAACCCTGTGAACCGGAGGTGGCACTGAAAATAAGAGCATGCCATCAGATAAATAACAAATCATGCGTGTCAAATTATCAGAtggttgcacaaacacaaagagaacACAAATCAGATAAATAACAAATCATGCGTGTCAAATTATCAAATAGAACGCCATTAATCATTTGAGCCAGAAGAGAACACAAGCAAGCTAATCACATCAAGACGCCGTCCTATGTCCAAGGGTCATTGTATTTTGGTATACTAATAGATGGAAACAGCAGACATCACCAACCACCAATGAACCCCACACAGTGATTCTAAATTTCTAACAGCTGCTACAAGATCCCTATATCGCTAGCTAGTTGCGAGAACTTAATCTAGGAGTGGTGCGATAATCAACACGGATACTAGAGGTCCCCCACCTGGCTGTCTCGTGTTATCCAACTATATATAGGCAGCATGCATTAACAAAACCCTCATATAGTTTATATTCATGTAAAGGGGATATAATCCATCAGCCACTAGGGCGACCGACGGTCCACATTATGTTATCAGGTGTGCCATCCAATTTACAGAAATTTAAACGGTAAAGTAAAATCCAATTTATTACATCTCAACCAGTTATGATCATTTAAAATATGAGTGACACGTGTGAACTTTGCTTACATGCATGCGATAAGGTCCTGTGCACCCCAGCTCACCACCTATCCTACCACTTAAATAGATCAATTGAGTACCACAATATTACAAGTACACAAACTTGTAACGCACTCAGTTGACAAGGCAATCTGAAAACCATTTTACCACTGGTACAAATTTCAAGCAATAGCGGCCACTGTTCAACCAGAAGATATATGCTTCCCGGAACAGCAAATCATTTAGCATGCCAGTTAAAGTAACCGTGTTAAAAGTTGTGCATAAATACCTTCAGTTGGTTCAATAAGCTCTGACTGACGAGGGCGATTTGGAGGTTTAGGTACCTTGAACGAAAACTGAGATAACTGTAAAACGGCAGCATAGTCTGGGTTGTCTTCAAAACACCTATCAAAGTACAACATATAAAGAGTAAGATAAAAATCTAGACAGATTGAACCACGTGAAGAAGTTCACAACTTAACATAGTATACACATGTATTCTGTGTTATTTCCAACGATCAATTGTAAGAACAGGCGTGATTTCTGAAACTAAGCCCCGACAAAGCTAAGCCTAATGCTGGTTGTGTGCATATTATCACTGATCCATTGAGGTAGTGAAAGTACAATGATAACACCTTGTAACAACTATGACAATGATAGTGGATACCAATCAGATGAGGTTATCAACATGCTAGATGAATGAAAAACTGCATATGGGCATTAATATGTAAGAAAGTAACGATATTGAAGAGAAGTTGACCAAAAGAAACAACTTACCTTTCAACCTCTTTCATGGATCTTAATTTTCTGCCTGCAGGACAGATATAGTACCTGAAAGGAT harbors:
- the LOC123410186 gene encoding uncharacterized protein LOC123410186, whose amino-acid sequence is MVQPWGCASLQRRRIPARIWREETSFKILGCTPPSSNFKDYVMQMVSGYYLMHRMPCWHGQPWRKVCHGEYETMWLTSRGTRLVSQGMLGCDGGNTEIAFGEEHDAVNPGT